Genomic DNA from Cytophagia bacterium CHB2:
CGTGGCCGCGTCAAGGCTTTGCAGAACGTCAGCCTGACCGTCGCGCCCGGAAAAATTTTCGGCTTGCTCGGTCCGAACGGCGCCGGCAAAACCACCTTCATCAAAATTCTGCTCGGTTTGCAGCGCGCGGACAGCGGCAACGCCACGATGTTCGGCATTTCCGTCGCATATCCCGGGGCACGCACACGCGTGGGCTACCTTCCTGAAAACCATCGCTTTCCGGAATTTCTCAGCGGCGCGGCGCTGCTCGATTATTGCGGCCGGTTGAGCGGCATGAGGGACAAAGCCGAACGACTGAAGCGCGCAGAATTGTTGCTCAAGCGTGTGAAAATGTGGGAATGGCGTGATACGCGCACGAAGAAATACAGCAAGGGCATGCTGCAACGCCTGGGCATTGCGCAAGCGCTGCTGCACGATCCCGATTTGATCATTCTCGATGAACCGACGGACGGCGTCGATCCCATTGGCCGCAAGGAGATTCGCGATCTGTTGGTTGAACTCAAAGCGCAAGGCAAAACGGTTTTCATCAACTCCCATCTGCTCTCCGAAGTCGAGATGATCTGTGACGAAGTTGCCATTCTTAACAAGGGTATGTTGCTGCGCCAGGGCACGGTACAGGAGTTGACGATTTCCGATCAGCGCTATCGCTTGCAGGCTTCCGTGAAAGATGCCGAGTTGATGCAGCAAATTCGCGCACGCGCCAGCTTTGCCGAGGCTAACAACGGCCATCTCGATCTTGTCGTATCCGGGCCTGAGCCTTTGAACGAAATCATCGACCTGTTGCGCCAGCATCGTACCTTGATTCAAGCCATCATTCCGCACCGGCAAACGCTCGAAGAAAGCTTTTTTCAGACGATTCAAGGCACGGAGACGACGGATTTCAACATGGTCTTCTCCGCTGCGGAAGCGAAAAATTCGGAGGGTAAATCATGAACCAGCTCTGGGCCGTCTGTTATTACACGTTCCGTGAGTCGCTTGCGCGCAAAACGTTTAT
This window encodes:
- a CDS encoding ABC transporter ATP-binding protein encodes the protein MPPIIATQNLTRHFNRGRVKALQNVSLTVAPGKIFGLLGPNGAGKTTFIKILLGLQRADSGNATMFGISVAYPGARTRVGYLPENHRFPEFLSGAALLDYCGRLSGMRDKAERLKRAELLLKRVKMWEWRDTRTKKYSKGMLQRLGIAQALLHDPDLIILDEPTDGVDPIGRKEIRDLLVELKAQGKTVFINSHLLSEVEMICDEVAILNKGMLLRQGTVQELTISDQRYRLQASVKDAELMQQIRARASFAEANNGHLDLVVSGPEPLNEIIDLLRQHRTLIQAIIPHRQTLEESFFQTIQGTETTDFNMVFSAAEAKNSEGKS